In Clostridium sporogenes, one genomic interval encodes:
- a CDS encoding FeoB-associated Cys-rich membrane protein gives MSTFIIGTLVIGSFVFVGHKVYKDKKNGNCCSGNCCDCHSSCKPTKSK, from the coding sequence TTTATAATTGGTACATTAGTAATAGGGTCATTTGTCTTTGTTGGACACAAAGTTTATAAAGACAAGAAAAATGGAAATTGTTGTAGCGGAAATTGTTGTGACTGTCACAGTTCATGTAAACCTACTAAATCAAAATAA